The Cloeon dipterum chromosome 3, ieCloDipt1.1, whole genome shotgun sequence genome includes a region encoding these proteins:
- the tn gene encoding RING finger protein nhl-1 isoform X1, which produces MEQFEQLLTCAICLDRYRIPKLLPCQHSFCMEPCMDGLVDYVRRQVKCPECRAEHRIPYQGVQGFPTNVTLQRFLELHIEITGELPDPNSNQIMERCNVCSEKAYCSLCMHCEKKICSDCKEAHMDILRREISRINNQIRRGLPRVVDAVAMVEKNAQGLALNCASVEGEIDEIHRRLTKALKDRTDYLKNEIDRYLTTEARNLTTLKSQLEQELSNIQANCELADKHMTEAVDWDDCELMDTKDIFLKTVDFIRNFEYEQSDYTRRARFIMSHDPNTLVVNVSNYGELAINMPQPFGVMGSGQGGNQSNTGGLQPPSGPGLMRSKSDHRLASQFRQQEEQYYSRGGGEADDALNGRKFGERPQGNRYGRRNEEYDDDTESRRPSRYRSRFTRHLDNPDDDPEPAGGRSVRFSEESPSQTHIPRKERERVLDTEDVSKGPLSGITRLSDSPRVMKRLQETELKDKKAKEPKPVPVAPAVGAKPPVAGQPAKKTSRQVSEEDEIAKIKKQNKAEASTAAAGAAAPVPTETRPSVDRTTVREEEPARRPSEVLQVTASSDAEESEEEEEPSSPPKASETSSAATVNNASEVESEEESDSNTKARSAATAATTTAPTSTEKPKFQSRFLNTNRSSTPAAPEPKKESSESESEEESESEDDSEDETTSASQQKGSGINSLLARSAQARETATTRTPANDSSYMGGRRAYNAGREEQANKYGRKQEEETPSSRYGSSGYTSRFLNRSKSTAALSPEDEDGPSGGSLASRKYSTEDKYGSGRSRYGTSGVGSNSSSALGGTSELSRSRSTHALKSRENSPERGGAASGAVNGEKDGAALSSWARYLKNKYGNRAKEKEAGTAGSGASASSTAGSAASRRLSLGLPLRNASLDQTSDDDQKNTPTSPTSPTVAAGFANIPRNQYLQKRRQQFKIGSRGSEPGCFTWPRGIAVGPDNTIVVADSSNHRVQLFDSNGIFVKEFGAYGSSEGEFDCLAGVAVNRIGQFIIADRYNHRIQVLDPSGRFLRAFGSQGTADGRFNYPWGVTTDALGFIYVCDKENHRVQVFQSDGTFVGKFGSAGSKPGQLEHPHYIAVSNTNRVIVSDSNNHRIQIFDVNGRVLSTFGSEGSEEGQFKFPRGVAVDDQGYICVGDSGNNRIQIFYPDGTFLRAFGCWGSGDAEFKGLEGVAVMSNGNILVCDRENHRIQVF; this is translated from the exons ATGGAGCAGTTCGAGCAGCTGCTGACGTGTGCCATCTGCCTGGACAGATACCGCATCCCCAAGCTGCTGCCATGCCAACACTCGTTCTGCATGGAGCCCTGCATGGACGGCCTGGTCGACTACGTCCGGAGACAG GTCAAATGCCCAGAATGCCGTGCAGAACACCGCATCCCCTACCAAGGGGTGCAAGGCTTCCCGACCAACGTAACCCTGCAGCGGTTCCTGGAGCTGCACATCGAAATTACCGGCGAGCTGCCCGACCCCAACAGCAACCAAATAATGGAGCGGTGCAACGTGTGCTCGGAAAAGGCCTACTGCTCGCTCTGCATGCACTGCGAGAAGAAAATCTGCTCAGACTGCAAGGAGGCGCACATGGACATCTTGCGGCGCGAGATCTCGCGAATTAACAACCAA ATTCGCCGCGGACTACCTAGGGTTGTAGATGCAGTCGCCATGGTGGAGAAAAACGCTCAAGGGTTGGCCCTCAACTGTGCGTCAGTGGAGGGCGAAATCGACGAGATCCACAGACGCCTGACCAAGGCTCTCAAAGATCGCACAGACTACTTGAAAAACGAGATAGACCGCTATCTGACAACCGAGGCGCGCAACTTGACCACGCTTAAAAGCCAGCTGGAGCAAGAGCTGTCTAACATCCAGGCCAATTGCGAGCTCGCAGATAAGCATATGACGGAAGCCGTTGATTGGGATGACTGCGAGCTGATGGACACAAAAGATATTTTCCTAAAGACTGTCGATTTcattagaaattttgaatatgaACAAAGCGACTACACGCGACGAGCCCGCTTCATTATGTCGCACGACCCCAACACCTTGGTGGTCAACGTCAGCAATTACGGAGAACTGGCCATCAACATGCCTCAGCCCTTCGGAGTAATGGGCTCAGGCCAGGGCGGAAACCAGAGCAACACCGGTGGCCTGCAGCCTCCCTCGGGTCCTGGCCTCATGAGAAGCAAGAGCGACCACCGCTTGGCCTCTCAGTTCAGACAGCAGGAGGAGCAGTACTACTCGCGAGGTGGCGGTGAAGCTGATGACGCCCTGAACGGCAGGAAGTTTGGAGAACGGCCGCAGGGCAACAGGTACGGCCGCAGGAACGAGGAGTACGACGACGATACCGAGAGCAGACGGCCATCTCGCTACAGGTCTCGTTTCACGCGCCACTTGGACAACCCTGACGACGACCCCGAGCCCGCTGGCGGACGATCTGTGCGTTTCAGCGAGGAGTCTCCGTCCCAAACGCACATTCCGCGCAAGGAGCGCGAACGCGTGCTCGACACCGAGGACGTGTCCAAGGGGCCTCTGAGTGGAATCACCCGTCTTTCCGACTCACCAAGAGTCATGAAGCGCCTCCAAGAGACTGAACTGAAAGATAAGAAGGCTAAGGAACCTAAGCCGGTTCCTGTTGCGCCCGCTGTTGGTGCCAAGCCGCCAGTAGCCGGTCAACCAGCGAAAAAGACCTCTCGGCAGGTCAGCGAAGAGGATGAAATCGCCAAGATCAAGAAGCAAAACAAGGCTGAAGCGTCAACCGCAGCGGCTGGTGCCGCTGCTCCCGTTCCAACGGAAACGCGGCCATCGGTCGACAGAACAACGGTCCGCGAAGAAGAACCAGCGAGGAGACCAAGCGAG GTGTTGCAGGTGACGGCTTCCAGCGACGCCGAGGAGTCAGAAGAAGAGGAGGAACCGTCCAGCCCTCCAAAAGCTAGCGAAACCAGCTCAGCGGCCACCGTGAACAACGCTTCAGAAGTCGAGTCCGAGGAGGAGAGCGATTCAAACACCAAGGCTCGCTCTGCCGCCACAGCTGCGACCACCACTGCCCCGACTTCAACTGAAAAGCCGAAATTCCAAAGCAGGTTCCTAAACACCAACCGGTCGTCGACCCCAGCCGCACCCGAGCCAAAGAAAGAGAGCTCAGAGTCCGAATCTGAGGAGGAAAGTGAGTCAGAGGACGACTCTGAGGACGAAACGACGAGCGCGTCGCAGCAAAAAGGTTCAGGCATAAACTCGCTGCTTGCCAGAAGTGCACAGGCCAGGGAAACGGCAACCACACGAACTCCTGCCAATGACAGTTCGTACATGGGGGGTAGGCGTGCCTACAATGCCGGACGTGAAGAACAAGCGAACAAGTACGGAAGAAAGCAAGAGGAAGAGACACCGTCGTCGCGGTATGGCAGCTCCGGCTACACGAGCCGGTTTCTTAATCGCAGCAAGAGCACCGCAGCGTTGTCGCCAGAGGACGAGGATGGGCCTTCGGGAGGCAGTTTAGCCTCGAGGAAGTACTCGACCGAGGACAAGTACGGATCAGGGCGCTCAAG GTACGGAACATCAGGTGTAGGCTCAAACTCGTCGAGTGCGCTCGGCGGCACCTCCGAACTGTCACGCAGCAGGTCGACGCACGCCCTCAAGTCCCGCGAGAACTCCCCCGAACGGGGAGGCGCCGCGAGTGGCGCGGTCAACGGCGAGAAGGACGGCGCAGCACTGAGCTCGTGGGCTCGCTACCTGAAGAACAAGTACGGCAACCGAGCCAAGGAAAAAGAAGCTGGCACTGCGGGTTCCGGTGCCAGCGCCTCCTCCACGGCTGGCTCTGCGGCGTCTCGTCGCCTTTCGCTCGGCTTACCTCTGCGTAACGCCAGCCTCGATCAAACTTCTGACGACGACCAAAAAAACACGCCTACCTCCCCCACTTCTCCTACAGTGGCAGCCGGTTTCGCAAATATCCCTAGAAACCAGTACCTGCAGAAGAGACGGCAACAATTTAAGATCGGAAGTCGGGGGAGTGAGCCCGGTTGTTTTACTTGGCCGCGCGGGATTGCAGTCGGGCCAGACAACACGATTGTCGTGGCCGATTCAAGCAATCACAGAGTCCAGTTGTTTGACTCGAACggaatcttcgtcaaagaaTTCGGAGCGTATGGAAGCAGTGAAGGAGAGTTCGACTGTTTGGCCGGAGTTGCGGTCAACAGGATAGGACAGTTCATCATCGCCGACCGATATAACCACCGCATCCAAGTGCTGGACCCCTCGGGGCGCTTCCTGAGGGCGTTCGGCAGCCAGGGTACGGCTGACGGAAGATTCAACTACCCTTGGGGCGTGACCACCGACGCCTTGGGTTTCATTTACGTCTGTGACAAAGAGAATCACAGAGTTCAA GTTTTCCAATCAGATGGCACATTTGTCGGCAAATTCGGTAGCGCCGGCAGCAAACCTGGCCAACTGGAGCACCCACACTACATAGCAGTTAGCAACACTAACAGAGTGATAGTGTCAGATTCGAATAACCACCGTATTCAAATATTCGACGTCAACGGAAGAGTCCTTTCCACGTTTGGAAGCGAAGGATCTGAGGAAGGACAATTCAAATTCCCGAG
- the tn gene encoding RING finger protein nhl-1 isoform X2 has translation MEQFEQLLTCAICLDRYRIPKLLPCQHSFCMEPCMDGLVDYVRRQVKCPECRAEHRIPYQGVQGFPTNVTLQRFLELHIEITGELPDPNSNQIMERCNVCSEKAYCSLCMHCEKKICSDCKEAHMDILRREISRINNQIRRGLPRVVDAVAMVEKNAQGLALNCASVEGEIDEIHRRLTKALKDRTDYLKNEIDRYLTTEARNLTTLKSQLEQELSNIQANCELADKHMTEAVDWDDCELMDTKDIFLKTVDFIRNFEYEQSDYTRRARFIMSHDPNTLVVNVSNYGELAINMPQPFGVMGSGQGGNQSNTGGLQPPSGPGLMRSKSDHRLASQFRQQEEQYYSRGGGEADDALNGRKFGERPQGNRYGRRNEEYDDDTESRRPSRYRSRFTRHLDNPDDDPEPAGGRSVRFSEESPSQTHIPRKERERVLDTEDVSKGPLSGITRLSDSPRVMKRLQETELKDKKAKEPKPVPVAPAVGAKPPVAGQPAKKTSRQVSEEDEIAKIKKQNKAEASTAAAGAAAPVPTETRPSVDRTTVREEEPARRPSEVTASSDAEESEEEEEPSSPPKASETSSAATVNNASEVESEEESDSNTKARSAATAATTTAPTSTEKPKFQSRFLNTNRSSTPAAPEPKKESSESESEEESESEDDSEDETTSASQQKGSGINSLLARSAQARETATTRTPANDSSYMGGRRAYNAGREEQANKYGRKQEEETPSSRYGSSGYTSRFLNRSKSTAALSPEDEDGPSGGSLASRKYSTEDKYGSGRSRYGTSGVGSNSSSALGGTSELSRSRSTHALKSRENSPERGGAASGAVNGEKDGAALSSWARYLKNKYGNRAKEKEAGTAGSGASASSTAGSAASRRLSLGLPLRNASLDQTSDDDQKNTPTSPTSPTVAAGFANIPRNQYLQKRRQQFKIGSRGSEPGCFTWPRGIAVGPDNTIVVADSSNHRVQLFDSNGIFVKEFGAYGSSEGEFDCLAGVAVNRIGQFIIADRYNHRIQVLDPSGRFLRAFGSQGTADGRFNYPWGVTTDALGFIYVCDKENHRVQVFQSDGTFVGKFGSAGSKPGQLEHPHYIAVSNTNRVIVSDSNNHRIQIFDVNGRVLSTFGSEGSEEGQFKFPRGVAVDDQGYICVGDSGNNRIQIFYPDGTFLRAFGCWGSGDAEFKGLEGVAVMSNGNILVCDRENHRIQVF, from the exons ATGGAGCAGTTCGAGCAGCTGCTGACGTGTGCCATCTGCCTGGACAGATACCGCATCCCCAAGCTGCTGCCATGCCAACACTCGTTCTGCATGGAGCCCTGCATGGACGGCCTGGTCGACTACGTCCGGAGACAG GTCAAATGCCCAGAATGCCGTGCAGAACACCGCATCCCCTACCAAGGGGTGCAAGGCTTCCCGACCAACGTAACCCTGCAGCGGTTCCTGGAGCTGCACATCGAAATTACCGGCGAGCTGCCCGACCCCAACAGCAACCAAATAATGGAGCGGTGCAACGTGTGCTCGGAAAAGGCCTACTGCTCGCTCTGCATGCACTGCGAGAAGAAAATCTGCTCAGACTGCAAGGAGGCGCACATGGACATCTTGCGGCGCGAGATCTCGCGAATTAACAACCAA ATTCGCCGCGGACTACCTAGGGTTGTAGATGCAGTCGCCATGGTGGAGAAAAACGCTCAAGGGTTGGCCCTCAACTGTGCGTCAGTGGAGGGCGAAATCGACGAGATCCACAGACGCCTGACCAAGGCTCTCAAAGATCGCACAGACTACTTGAAAAACGAGATAGACCGCTATCTGACAACCGAGGCGCGCAACTTGACCACGCTTAAAAGCCAGCTGGAGCAAGAGCTGTCTAACATCCAGGCCAATTGCGAGCTCGCAGATAAGCATATGACGGAAGCCGTTGATTGGGATGACTGCGAGCTGATGGACACAAAAGATATTTTCCTAAAGACTGTCGATTTcattagaaattttgaatatgaACAAAGCGACTACACGCGACGAGCCCGCTTCATTATGTCGCACGACCCCAACACCTTGGTGGTCAACGTCAGCAATTACGGAGAACTGGCCATCAACATGCCTCAGCCCTTCGGAGTAATGGGCTCAGGCCAGGGCGGAAACCAGAGCAACACCGGTGGCCTGCAGCCTCCCTCGGGTCCTGGCCTCATGAGAAGCAAGAGCGACCACCGCTTGGCCTCTCAGTTCAGACAGCAGGAGGAGCAGTACTACTCGCGAGGTGGCGGTGAAGCTGATGACGCCCTGAACGGCAGGAAGTTTGGAGAACGGCCGCAGGGCAACAGGTACGGCCGCAGGAACGAGGAGTACGACGACGATACCGAGAGCAGACGGCCATCTCGCTACAGGTCTCGTTTCACGCGCCACTTGGACAACCCTGACGACGACCCCGAGCCCGCTGGCGGACGATCTGTGCGTTTCAGCGAGGAGTCTCCGTCCCAAACGCACATTCCGCGCAAGGAGCGCGAACGCGTGCTCGACACCGAGGACGTGTCCAAGGGGCCTCTGAGTGGAATCACCCGTCTTTCCGACTCACCAAGAGTCATGAAGCGCCTCCAAGAGACTGAACTGAAAGATAAGAAGGCTAAGGAACCTAAGCCGGTTCCTGTTGCGCCCGCTGTTGGTGCCAAGCCGCCAGTAGCCGGTCAACCAGCGAAAAAGACCTCTCGGCAGGTCAGCGAAGAGGATGAAATCGCCAAGATCAAGAAGCAAAACAAGGCTGAAGCGTCAACCGCAGCGGCTGGTGCCGCTGCTCCCGTTCCAACGGAAACGCGGCCATCGGTCGACAGAACAACGGTCCGCGAAGAAGAACCAGCGAGGAGACCAAGCGAG GTGACGGCTTCCAGCGACGCCGAGGAGTCAGAAGAAGAGGAGGAACCGTCCAGCCCTCCAAAAGCTAGCGAAACCAGCTCAGCGGCCACCGTGAACAACGCTTCAGAAGTCGAGTCCGAGGAGGAGAGCGATTCAAACACCAAGGCTCGCTCTGCCGCCACAGCTGCGACCACCACTGCCCCGACTTCAACTGAAAAGCCGAAATTCCAAAGCAGGTTCCTAAACACCAACCGGTCGTCGACCCCAGCCGCACCCGAGCCAAAGAAAGAGAGCTCAGAGTCCGAATCTGAGGAGGAAAGTGAGTCAGAGGACGACTCTGAGGACGAAACGACGAGCGCGTCGCAGCAAAAAGGTTCAGGCATAAACTCGCTGCTTGCCAGAAGTGCACAGGCCAGGGAAACGGCAACCACACGAACTCCTGCCAATGACAGTTCGTACATGGGGGGTAGGCGTGCCTACAATGCCGGACGTGAAGAACAAGCGAACAAGTACGGAAGAAAGCAAGAGGAAGAGACACCGTCGTCGCGGTATGGCAGCTCCGGCTACACGAGCCGGTTTCTTAATCGCAGCAAGAGCACCGCAGCGTTGTCGCCAGAGGACGAGGATGGGCCTTCGGGAGGCAGTTTAGCCTCGAGGAAGTACTCGACCGAGGACAAGTACGGATCAGGGCGCTCAAG GTACGGAACATCAGGTGTAGGCTCAAACTCGTCGAGTGCGCTCGGCGGCACCTCCGAACTGTCACGCAGCAGGTCGACGCACGCCCTCAAGTCCCGCGAGAACTCCCCCGAACGGGGAGGCGCCGCGAGTGGCGCGGTCAACGGCGAGAAGGACGGCGCAGCACTGAGCTCGTGGGCTCGCTACCTGAAGAACAAGTACGGCAACCGAGCCAAGGAAAAAGAAGCTGGCACTGCGGGTTCCGGTGCCAGCGCCTCCTCCACGGCTGGCTCTGCGGCGTCTCGTCGCCTTTCGCTCGGCTTACCTCTGCGTAACGCCAGCCTCGATCAAACTTCTGACGACGACCAAAAAAACACGCCTACCTCCCCCACTTCTCCTACAGTGGCAGCCGGTTTCGCAAATATCCCTAGAAACCAGTACCTGCAGAAGAGACGGCAACAATTTAAGATCGGAAGTCGGGGGAGTGAGCCCGGTTGTTTTACTTGGCCGCGCGGGATTGCAGTCGGGCCAGACAACACGATTGTCGTGGCCGATTCAAGCAATCACAGAGTCCAGTTGTTTGACTCGAACggaatcttcgtcaaagaaTTCGGAGCGTATGGAAGCAGTGAAGGAGAGTTCGACTGTTTGGCCGGAGTTGCGGTCAACAGGATAGGACAGTTCATCATCGCCGACCGATATAACCACCGCATCCAAGTGCTGGACCCCTCGGGGCGCTTCCTGAGGGCGTTCGGCAGCCAGGGTACGGCTGACGGAAGATTCAACTACCCTTGGGGCGTGACCACCGACGCCTTGGGTTTCATTTACGTCTGTGACAAAGAGAATCACAGAGTTCAA GTTTTCCAATCAGATGGCACATTTGTCGGCAAATTCGGTAGCGCCGGCAGCAAACCTGGCCAACTGGAGCACCCACACTACATAGCAGTTAGCAACACTAACAGAGTGATAGTGTCAGATTCGAATAACCACCGTATTCAAATATTCGACGTCAACGGAAGAGTCCTTTCCACGTTTGGAAGCGAAGGATCTGAGGAAGGACAATTCAAATTCCCGAG